Genomic DNA from Lutibacter sp. A80:
AGTGTTTCTGATGCCGATTTAGACAATGATATGTTTGAATCTGCAGAAAAACAATACTTACAAAACAACCACAATAAATCTATTTCAAGTTTTAAAAAATACCTACTAAATTTCCCTAATGGTTTACACGCTTTACAAGCACATTTTTATTTGGCACAATCTTTATTTTCTGAAAACAAACAACAAGAAACCATTCCTCATTACACCTATGTAATAGAGCAACAACAAAATGAATTTACAGAAAGTTCGCTTTCTAGATTGGCTTTAGTTTATTTAGAAAAAAACAATTGGCAAAAGGCAACGCCTATTTTAGAACGCCTTGAAAAAGAAGCTAATTTACCTCAAAATATTACGTTTGCACAATCAAATTTAATGAAAGGTTATTACGAAAACAAAAATTACAACAATGCTGTTTCGTATGCCGAAATGGTATTAAAAAATTCTAAATTAGAAAATCGTATAAAATCTGACGCTCACATTATAATTGCACGTTCAGCTATTAAAACCAATAATGAAACTAAAGCTAGAAATGCTTATAGCGAAGTTGAAAAAATTGCTACAGGAGAATTAAAAGCTGAAGCTCTTTATTACAGTGCTTATTTCGAAAATAAAGATGGAAGCTATCGTGTTTCAAATCAAATAATTCAAAAAATTGCATCAGATTATTCAGCTTATAAATATTGGGCTGCAAAGGGCTTAATAACAATGGCTAATAATTATTTTGAATTAAACGATGCTTTCCAAGCAACTTATATTCTAGAAAGTGTTACAAAAAACTTTGCGCAGTTTACTGATGTGGTTGAAGAAGCTGAAACAGCTTTAAATAAAATTAAAACCGAAGCTGCAAAAACTAACGAATCTGTAAAAAATTAAAATAATGACAAGTTTATTAAATACAACTCACAAACCTTATAAACTTTCAACTTTTAAAATAAAACGTATGCGAAAGCTATTTATAATATCACTCTCTATTTTTACAATTAATAGTGCTTTTTCTCAAGAAACTAAAAAAGACACTTTAAAAACTGAAGAAATTTTAGTAGTAAAACCTTATTCTCCAAAAATTTCAGATGCTTTTAAGGTTAAATCAAACCCTAACATAGATACAGTTGCAACAATAGAAAAAGAGAAAGTAACTTATAGTATTTTTTCAATTCCAGTTGCCTCTACTTTTACCCCTTCAAAAGGTAAAGCAAAAGGTCTTAAAAGAGCTCCAAAAGAACGCTTATTTGAAAATTACGTTTCTGCTGGTTTTGGAAATTTTACCAGTCCACTTTTTGAAGCATATTTACATACTGGAGACCCTAGATATAGCGATTTAGGTATATTTATAAACCACCACTCTTCTGAAGGTGGTATTAAAGATTTACAATTAGACGATAATTTTGCTGATACACGTATCGATGCATTTTATAAATATTTCGACAAATATTACAACTGGCAAATTAATGCAGGTGTACAACGAAAACTTTATAATTATTATGGAACCAACGTAGATTTTGATGAAGCAATTCTTAGCTCTATAGATGAAAAACAAATCTATAAAAACATTTATGTAGGCGGAAATATTGAATTTAAAGAATCCTTTTTTAAAGGAGCTACTGCAGAATTAATGAATTTTTCAGACAATTATAAAAGTAACGAATTTAGATTTAAAATAGCTCCTAAATTAGAATTTCCAATTTCTACTGAATTGATAAATGCCGAGTTTTTAGTTGACTTAGTAAAAGGAAAATTTAAACAAAACTACGTTACAACAGACGATATTAAATATAGCTTTTTAAACTTAGGTGTAAGTCCTAATTTTGAAGTTTTAAGAGATAATTTAACCATTAATCTAGGAGCTAAAATTTATTATTCTAGCGACTT
This window encodes:
- a CDS encoding TonB-dependent receptor translates to MTSLLNTTHKPYKLSTFKIKRMRKLFIISLSIFTINSAFSQETKKDTLKTEEILVVKPYSPKISDAFKVKSNPNIDTVATIEKEKVTYSIFSIPVASTFTPSKGKAKGLKRAPKERLFENYVSAGFGNFTSPLFEAYLHTGDPRYSDLGIFINHHSSEGGIKDLQLDDNFADTRIDAFYKYFDKYYNWQINAGVQRKLYNYYGTNVDFDEAILSSIDEKQIYKNIYVGGNIEFKESFFKGATAELMNFSDNYKSNEFRFKIAPKLEFPISTELINAEFLVDLVKGKFKQNYVTTDDIKYSFLNLGVSPNFEVLRDNLTINLGAKIYYSSDLDNKTNKFYAYPNVTASLKLIDDIFILVAGATGDLVQNTYQNYTLLNPYVSPTLNVELTDKQYKAFAGAKGKLASNIGYNFNVSHTNEQNKPLFRQNPANTDGTQNITQAYEAGNSFNVIYDNVKTLGFFGEITIDASKEFNFTGTVNYNNYTTENELEAWNLPEITATISAEFQKNKWFAGAKLFYGGTTKDYVTPFEQPAATGIIIKNDSYIDLNLNGGYIFSDRLTAFAKLNNALGEKYEPFVNYQVQPLQVLAGITYKFDL